AACGCCGGGATACCGGCGACCCAGGTAGCCGAATGGGCCGAACACAGCGTGCACGTTCTCATGCGGGTCTACGCCCGGTGCGTCTACGGCCAAGAGGAAGCGGCGCGACGCCAGATCGAGACGGCATTAGCTCAGTCGAAGCCCGAAGAGACGCCGCCGCCCGAGCAGGCCAAACCGCGCTGATCTCGGCGACACGTATGCGACACGACGAGCGAGATCGAGCGGTTCGGGGCGAGACTGAGCGGGACTCGCAGAAGAGGCCCCTGACCGGCGTTCGCGCTGGTCAGGGGCCTCTTCTTGCACCTGGTGGCGGGTAGAGGATTCGAACCTCTGAAGCTTTCGCGACGGATTTACAGTCCGCTCCCATTGGCCGCTCGGGCAACCCGCCAGGGCGTGCCGCCACGTACAACGCGGCAGCGGAAGCAAGGATAGCGGTTGCATCGGGCAGTCGCGCAAGCGGGTACGGTCGGCATGTCGGACCGCCGCCCGGCGGCACCGGCCTACCTTCATGTCGTATACAGCAGGAGCGGATCATGGCAGCGAACCCGTCGTTCGACATCGTCAGCAAGGTCGACCGGCAGGAGATCGACAACGCCCTCCGGCAGACGGAGAAGGAGCTCTCCACCCGCTTCGACTTCCGTGGCACCGGCGCCGACATCTCCTGGTCGGGCGAGGAGGGGATCAGCCTCCAGGCCGAGACCGAGGAGCGGGTCAAGGCGGCCCTGGAGGTCTTCAAAGAGAAGCTGGTGAAGCGGAACATCTCGCTGAAGTCCCTGGACGCCGGCGAGGCGCGCCCGTCCGGCAAGGTGCACAAGATCGACTGCAAGGTCATCCAGGGCATCGACTCCGACAAGGCCAAGGCGATCAGCAAGAAGATCCGCGACGAGGGCCCCAAGGGCGTACAGGCGCAGATCCAGGGCGACCAGCTTCGGGTGACCGGCAAGAAGAAGGACGACCTCCAGGCCATCATCTCCCTGCTGAAGACCGAGGACTTCGGCCTCGCGCTCCAGTTCACCAACTACCGCTGATATCCGCCCGATCCGTGCCCGTGGCCTGCGCCGGAGCCGGCCGCCAAGATCACGGGCACCGATCGGGCGCAACGCATGATGGCGCCGCCGCCAGGGCCGGGCCCTCCCCCGCCGCTCGCCGAGGGGCGGGGCTACTCCATGCCGGTAATCCGGCGCAGGTCCTCGGCTGTCGGAGTCGCAGACGGCATCAGGATCGCGACCGACGGCGGAACGTAGCCGTCCTGGACGACCTCCAGCCAGGTCCCGGCGAGCTGGATCCGGCCGCAGTCCGGCAGGCCACACGGCCGGCAGCCGTCAACCCCGCGCGGCCAGTGCGCCGTCATTGTCTGCCGCGCCACGACGGTGACGAGCTGCCGGCGGTCCGCCGGAACGACCCGGTCCGTGATGACGACCCACAGCGCCCACTCGGCTGTCGGGCACCAGGCGTCCCGGCAGCCGCCGCAGTGCCGTCCCTCGGCGTGCGCGGTGATCGTGGCCCACGCCCAGTCGATGGCCAGCCCCGGCGCGCTCTCCTGTGGGCTCACTCGTACGGCCCCCAGCCGGGCCGCCACGGGCCCCGGGGATGCTCCCGCCACCACACTTCAACGCGCGGTCGGGCCGGCGGCGCTGCTGCCCGCCGGGCGTCGACCGCCGCTCGCCATCGGGCCCTCAGCCTCGTCAGTATCCGCACGCCACGCTCCTTCCCGGTCGTGGCGCCCCGGATCCCCGATCACGGAGCGCCACTCTCCACCTGATTCGGCGCCGGCCCTGGGCTCCGGGGGATGGAACCCCCGGGCCGGCCGGGACGCGTACCGATCAACGCGTCCCACCGCGCGGGTTGCGACTGATGCGACGAAACACCGCCCGCGCGCCTTCGAACAGCCTGTACGGCGTCAGACCCGAGTGGGGTCGTCGGCGTGTCCTCTGACTGTCCGCCCCCGCTATCGCCGGCTGTCCGCGGACAGCCGGACGGCTAGGCTGCCCGGGTGACCGACTATCTCCAGGTGGCCACCGCGACCGCGACCCGCGAAGCGGCGTTGGCGCTCGCCGAGTACGCCATTGGGGCACGGCTGGCCGGCAACGCGCAGGTGATCGGCCCGGTGACGTCTGTGTTCTGGCACCTCGGCGAGCAGGGCACCGGGGAAGAGTGGCGGCTGCTCCTCTACACCACGACCGCTCGCTACGCGGAGCTGGAAGCGGCGCTGCTGGACCGTCATCCCTGGGACAACCCGCAGGTGACCGCTACCCCGATCGTGGCGGGATCTCCGGCCTGTCTGAGTTGGCTGTCCGAGTCCGTCGCCGACGGGTCTGGTCACTGACCAAGCCGCGCAGCCTGGTGACGCAGGGCATCGCCGTATAGGGGCCGAGGCGGCCGACGAACGCTTCGATTCGCTGGCCGGGGCGGATCGAGCCCACGTCGGCGGAGAGTCGAACCGCCCGCTCGGCGACCGTGCACCCCTGCTCGACCTCGTTCGCGTCCAGGTAGGCGTCGGCCAGCCAGGACAGGTACAGCGCCTTGTCGCGGGCGTGGGTGTCCTCGTAGCGCCCGAGCACAGCTTCGAGAACGGCGATGGCCCGTACTGGTCGACGCAGCACAGCCCAGCATCGGCCGGTCATGATCTCCGCCTCCCGGCGGTCCACCCAGTACACCCAGTCGGGTTCGGGCCGGTCGTCCTGCTCGGTCAGGCACGTCTCGGCGAGGGCGAGAAGCCGTTCCGTGTCGTCCGCCTGTCCGTTGACAGCGTGGATCCAGGCCCGACGCAGGTGCAGCAGCGCCCGCACGGCAGGGGTCGCCGCCGCCTCGGCGATGTCGCACGCTGCGGCGATCGTGTCCGTCCCGGAGCGACCGAGCGCCAATTCCTGGTAGGCGAGAAACACCATGGCGTTGCCGGCGAGCGACGGGTTTCCGGCGTCGTGGGCTACGGCGAGGCTGGTCCGGTACATCTGCTCCGCGTCCCCGTAGCGTCCCGCGTCGAACGCCGCCCAGCCGGCCATCTGCGCCTGCTCGGCGAAGACGGAGAGCAGCGCGCGGCCGGTGGTGTCCGGGTAGCTACCGTCCCTGAGAAGTCGCAGGGTCGAGTCCAGCTCGGCCGCGTACATCGCGAACGTGTCCGCTCCGCCGAGGTAGTCGTCGAGCCGCCGGAGCCGGGCGGTCCGAGCGGCGATCTGGTGGGGCACCTCGGCACCGACTCGGCGGCCATGGCTCAGGATCGTCTGTGGCAGGGCAACGGCCAGCCCGGCTCGGGCGATGACCTCCCGCCGCCGCATGCCCGTCGCGGCCATCGCCACGAGCTCGCCGCCCGCGCCGAGGGCGTCATCGAGCCGCCGGGCCGCCTGCGGCGTGGGTTGTTTCACGCCGGTCTCCAGCTCGTGCAGGTAGCTCTTGCCGTAGTACGCCACCCGGGCCAGTTCGCGTA
The nucleotide sequence above comes from Plantactinospora soyae. Encoded proteins:
- a CDS encoding helix-turn-helix domain-containing protein, translating into MPEATDSGFAAVLRRLRTERDMSLRELARVAYYGKSYLHELETGVKQPTPQAARRLDDALGAGGELVAMAATGMRRREVIARAGLAVALPQTILSHGRRVGAEVPHQIAARTARLRRLDDYLGGADTFAMYAAELDSTLRLLRDGSYPDTTGRALLSVFAEQAQMAGWAAFDAGRYGDAEQMYRTSLAVAHDAGNPSLAGNAMVFLAYQELALGRSGTDTIAAACDIAEAAATPAVRALLHLRRAWIHAVNGQADDTERLLALAETCLTEQDDRPEPDWVYWVDRREAEIMTGRCWAVLRRPVRAIAVLEAVLGRYEDTHARDKALYLSWLADAYLDANEVEQGCTVAERAVRLSADVGSIRPGQRIEAFVGRLGPYTAMPCVTRLRGLVSDQTRRRRTRTANSDRPEIPPRSG
- the cutA gene encoding divalent-cation tolerance protein CutA, which gives rise to MTDYLQVATATATREAALALAEYAIGARLAGNAQVIGPVTSVFWHLGEQGTGEEWRLLLYTTTARYAELEAALLDRHPWDNPQVTATPIVAGSPACLSWLSESVADGSGH
- a CDS encoding YajQ family cyclic di-GMP-binding protein, which translates into the protein MAANPSFDIVSKVDRQEIDNALRQTEKELSTRFDFRGTGADISWSGEEGISLQAETEERVKAALEVFKEKLVKRNISLKSLDAGEARPSGKVHKIDCKVIQGIDSDKAKAISKKIRDEGPKGVQAQIQGDQLRVTGKKKDDLQAIISLLKTEDFGLALQFTNYR
- a CDS encoding site-specific integrase, whose protein sequence is MAATSPTAGQPIPNNTYGKAWRDARAMVLTPVQQRSPLARRPYDLRHAAVSLWLNAGIPATQVAEWAEHSVHVLMRVYARCVYGQEEAARRQIETALAQSKPEETPPPEQAKPR